A stretch of DNA from Equus asinus isolate D_3611 breed Donkey chromosome 20, EquAss-T2T_v2, whole genome shotgun sequence:
GGCATACTAGTGATGCAGAATTGAGTGGAGATGCAGAAAGCAGTACTGTGactggaatattaaaaaaaagagactggAAGAAGGTATGTCATAATGATGTCAATTAAAACTTGCTGCAACAGAGCAAAAAAGATATTTGTTGTGTAAAAGTTTTTCAGAGACAATGAAGTGGACAAAATTAAGAGATATTTTTAGCAAATGAATTTGATAAGACATTTCCTGTCAACGGTCAAAAAATTGATTAATTTCATCACCTAAAATCAGGTAACTGGTGTTCAGcagatgttctttttcttttcacttactatttttgtgttgtggtgaaatatatatatatatatataatatataaaaatataacataaaagttactattttaaccattttttaatggACAACCTGTGGCGTTAAGTAGATTCGCATTGTTGTACAACTGTcagcaccatccatctctagaactttttcatcttccccaactgaaactctgtccccattaaacactaactcctcattttccctccccccagtcccagaaaccaccattctactttctgtctttatgaatttgactaccctAGGAACTTCATATAAGAGAATCATGCAATATCTGTTCTTTTGTGAGtggctatttcacttagcataatatcctcaaggttcatccatgttgtatcatgtgccagaatttcattcctttttgtttttaggagaagcttcaccctaagctaacttctgttgccaatcttccttcttcttttctccccaaagccccagtacatagttatgtatagttgtaagttcttctggttcttctatgtgagctgtcaCCAaggcatggctactgatagatgagtagtgtggttccatgcccatggaactgaacctgggcggctgaagtggagcatgccaaactttaaccactaggccatgagagCTGGCTcaaaatttccctcctttttaagactgaataatatccccttatatatatatataccacattttgtttatccctttatCTGTCAGTGGATAgttgggttacttccaccttttggcttttgtgaataatgctgcgatgaacatggatgtacaaccaacagaagttttaaaaccattttttacAGATCTGAGCTTGTAACTTTGGTCAGCTATAAAATGGCTTGGAATCTTGcaacaaaatcaagaaaaacatttttttataggtcataaaacaaattattttttcagttatgGAAATTTTATTAGGAAATTATCATGAAAAGActaaaaaggatattttttaaatgtgagtgCTTCAATTAAGCCACTGATCAATTGCCTGTAGAATAAAGACCTTTCTTAAAATATCAGAGAACAGTTGATTCAAAATTTGAAAAGCCAAGAGTACTTTTCTTTAACTGAGTCTTGCAGTGTAAAAGATCCTGTCCAATTAATTTTTTGCTACACTTTGTCTCAAAGGATCTCCAAATTTATTAAGAAATGTGTTCATTCATAGCCAAAAATGTGAATTCATGgcatagttgtgttttttttggaggaagattagccctgaggtagcatctgctgccaatcctcctctttttgctgaggaagactggccctgagctaacatccgtgcccatcttcctctactttatatgtggcctgcctgccacagcatggtttgacaagcagtgcgtaggtcagcacccaggatccgaactggcgaaccccatgatgccaaagtggaatgtacaaacttaactgctacaccacaaAGCCAGCCCCCATggcatagatttttttaatcttgcCATAATGGAGTTGTTGCTAAGACTGTTTATTAAAAGGGATGAAAGAATTCCCTATATTATATTTGAAGTCTTATACTTATGGTTTCAATGGCTGTTGGGTTATACCATTAAGATTACAAATGTTTATCAAGTTATGTGTATGTAGTAGAAAGCTATTCATTTAATGATGTTGTACTTGGTGATAGGAAATTACTGTTACTTATGAAACTTGTGTTAATAACACATTCGAGTTTGATTTCACTGCTCTAGTTTTAATTTACTCAACTAATTAAAGATGATACATTTCACTTAGAATtaagaataatttataaaataaattattacgtcatttaaaaacatatcaCAGAACTCTAGTTTTTATGGTAAATCGTAGAGTATCAGTTTAATTTCCTACAGTCAACTGGAGCATTTCCTTCCCCAATAAATATTTCCtcatatctgaaatgaaaaaacacagCTTACGAtactattctctctctttctcttcacaaCCAAAGTTCTAGACAGAGTGTTCTACACTTGTGAGCTCAACTTCCTCACTGCCAAGTCACTCCCAAGCCTGCACAAGTAGACTCCTCCCCATTGCTCTACCAAAATTGCTTTCTCTGGTTTCCATGTCACTAAATCCAAGGGCCATTGTTCAGCCTTTATTACTTGACTTAGCATTGTCATTTTAAACAGTTGACTCTTTCTCTTGAAACAGGACTTTCTTTATCAACAGCATGTTCAACACCACGTAGCTTGTACAGCCACAAGGGATTCACTGAGACAAAtgaatctctgtttccatctgttACGTCAAGACCCTGAATACTGTGGTTATGGGGAGATGGGTCTTTGCAGCAGAGAAATGTTCCTGAGGGGCAGCCTCTTTTCCTCAAAGCCAAATCAGTAGTGATGAAAGTTCTTCCAAGAAGGAAGAGGCCCTTGGGGGCAGAGAGATCCATCTGGCTCCAAAGGTGCCTTCTTGGAAACAGAACACATGGTTCCGTTCTGCCATTTGCTTTTTACCCCAAAGGAGCTGAATGACTTGAAGAGTAGAACATCACAGGGCCAATTTATTTAATGAGGAAGGATGAGAAATCATTCTTCTGGGACTTGAGAAACCGTAAATACTTCCCTAGCATCCTCACCCATAGTTCAGTGATGCCTGACAAAGAGGAGACCACACTTGGTGCCTCTCACAGACAAGACTTTGTGACCGATTCCATCTCCCCCTGATCCCCTGGGAGAGTCTTCAGCATCTAAcagtcagaggagaaaaaggTTGCACAAACATTTCTTTTAGCAATGCCAGCCGAGTGAATTCACTGTCCTAGTGAGTATTGCATGTAAAAATGAGGATTAAAACTGTGGTGGGGGAAGGAGGTAACACAGTTGATAATGAGCCATGACAATTTTTTGGAATTTCTAGAATTTATTTCCCTCATTATttatgtctctttattttttagttattttttaatttttttattgcagtaacattggattataacattatgtagctttcagatgtgcatcataatatatttcaaattctgtgtagattacatcatattcactacccaaaaactaattatagtccatcaccacacatgtgagcttAATAACCTCTTTTgccattccccctccccccttcccctatggtaaccaccaatccaatctctgttgctatgtgtttgtcattatttttattttctacttacaagtgagatcatacggtatttaactttctccctctgacttatttcactcagcataataccctcaaggtccatccatgttgtcacaaatagctggatttcatcatttcttatggttgagtagtattccattatgtatatataccacatctttatccattcgtcccttgatgggcacctaggttgcttccaagtcttggctattgtgaataacgctgcaatgaacacagaggtgcatgtatctttacacatttgtattttcaagttctttggataaatacccaacagtggaatagctgaatcatatggtagatctaaagatgttcaacatcattagctatcagggaaatgcaaatcaaaatgacaatgagatatcacctcactccaatcagaatggctataattaagaagacagggaacaacaagtgttggaggggatgtggagagaagggaacactcgtacactgctggtgggagtgcaaactgttgcagccactgtggaaagtagtatggagtatactcagaaaatatttatgtctttttagATTCTACTGCTTCTGTCTTCTGTCACCTCCAGCTCTGATGGCCGCTCAGTCTGGAAACTAGTGACTTTCTCAGTGTCAGTAGGAATTGGCACTCTCTCAAATGCACCCTTTTCTTAAGAGTTGCCAACCCATCTGCTAATACCTTCCTTGTTCTTCTCTAgtacagtagttctcaaagtgggATTCCTGGAGCCACAGCATCAGCAtcttctgggagcttgttagaaatgcagattctcaagCCTCACCCAAGACCGGCTGACAGAAACTCTGGGCATGGGACCCAACACTCTGTTTTACCAAGGACTGTAGGCGATTCTGATGTATGGTATCACtggagaacctctgctctggcaGGGTATCTGCCTCTCCATCCTGCCCCCATCATCGCTTAGTTTCTACTAGATTACCTGCACtctttcatttgacaaatatgttCTGAatgcccactctgtgccaggagtTATCTATGTTGTCATTGCAATTGTGAACGGACTTTTTAAcgtcttttctctttcctaatgATTGTTTGCAGATACATAAAAAAGCTGATGACATCAATTAGTTCTAATTGTGTTTAAATTGACTTTCTTTCATGTTCTAAGCAGGTGATCATATCAGCCACTGATGGCAACCAATTTTGGTTTTGATGTCCTAATATTATATCACAtttgcttttcttgtcttatggtatttcttttacattatcaGAAACAGTGttaaataatgatgataacagCAGACATgatttccccttttatttttgtttgtttgctttttaggGCTGAATGATGGATCTTGGATTAACACTTGGTTTCATGTAACTGTTCTTTATCACCTTTGGCAGTATCCTTCTATTCTATGTGGCTGAAATTTTACTCTGATCCCTTCCCATCAAGGACTGTTAAATTTTATTAAGTGTATTTTGGTTTATGTTGAAACTATCATTATTTTCTGCGTTGATCAATTCATGCAAATACTTTGTTATCAGACTttctaatattaaatattttttgtactCTTCAGATGAACAGTAATTAGTAATGGAGTATGATATTTATCAAACAGCTAACTTCATCTTAGTCCTTTTTCAGTTTGGTGCATCTATAGTCAATTTGAGATTAACCTGTAGATTTCTTGTTTGTGCCATATATgatcatttttttgtttcatccTTCACTCAACTTTTTGTGCTCTTCAAATACAAACCATGGGGATATGAGAATAAGTAAGTTTTATAACATGTGAGCTGAATTTATGTGGTTTATGATTCAGTGGTGAGGGGGACAGATATTCATCAAACAATCCTATAAATTAACACAATAAATAACTATTATTTGTGCAGTGAATAAAAATACAGGTGGCTATGAAGGCATGGATTGGGAGCCTGTACTTGCTAGACAGAGAGGGCAGTATTTGCACAGTATTGCTGGGTGGAGAATCATAGCAGTTTTAGGACTCCCAAGTAAGCAAAAGGTGTCAGAACTTCAGAGTGAAAGGCTGGTGTTGTGCTTAAAAAGACTGGGAGGTGGGAAGGAACCAGAATGTGCAGGCAAACCAGGAAAGGaggttaaatgaaagaaaaattgcaaattGATCTCCTTTATGGAcattgaggcaaaaatcctcagaTGAAAACATTTTCTAGAGCAGATTTGTGTTTACTTCTGCCTTGGACTTAGGGTACAATTCATCCAGGACCACTTTAGGCTAAATGCCTTTGGCAGAGGATGTCTAGGTGAGAGTGAGTGTGGGCTCTAATTCTATGAGTGGTCACCTCAGGTGCAGTATTCTTTGAAGTCTCTTTTCTGACAACATCTCCTgtgtgaattgtcttcctttaTTCTAGCCTGTTCAATTGGGCATTTTGTGAAAGTGCTACTTTTTAACTTCAAGTTTGGACACCATTTCAGAtctacagaaaatttgaaagaacaaCATAAATAGTGTCCTTTATCAGATCCACCATATATTAATGTTTACCatctttacttttctctttatccacttttttctctcttccttttctttgtgtgtgtgtgtgtgttttcagaaCCATTTGAGAGTACAGTACGTTGCACTGCAGATATGGTTCCTCTTTACCTCTAAATCTTCAATATTCTCTAAAAACAAGGACATATTCCTCTAATAACTACAGAacaatgatcaaaatcagaaaactaaCAGTGATATAAAACTGTTCTCAAGTTTACAGAATTCATTCCTATTTTGACAATTATCCCAATAATGTCATCTATAGCAAAAGAAAATCCAAGATCATGCATTACATACACATCTCTTTAGCCTCCTTTAATCCGGAACAGTTCCTAGACTTTCTTTGTATTtgatgacattgacatttttgaagggCACAGGTGAGATATTGTGTACAATGTCCCTAAATTTGGATTTTTCTGATGCTCCCTAGTCTTAGACTGAAGTCCTCCATCTTTGGCAGGAATCCTACAGATGCAACGTTGTGTCCTTTCCAGTGCCTCCTACCAGGAGGTACATGATGATGTACCAGGAGGTACATTTTGAAGCTCCCTGACCATCTGACAAGATTCTTATTAAACGGATGTGTAACATAGGCTATCAGGAATTCTAGACCCCATTTCGAGGGATtccattttggttttgttgttgtcatACTTTGATCAGTGGTTGAGATGAAACTCTATTTTATAGGATTCCACTTAGGAGTGAAAGGAGACCCAACTCTTAGACAAAATGACTGACTTCATAAATAACTTGAGGGAAAAGCATGCTCAACATTTCTATTATGTGGAGAATGCCAGTTTACTGCTAATTTATGTTGCTCTTATCTCTTCCTTCATAGATACATCAGCTATATGGAAGCAGAAAACCAAACAGGAATTTCAGAGTTCATCCTCCTTGGATTCTCTGAGGAACCAGAACTGCAGCCTTTCATATTTGGACTCTTCCTGTCCATGTACCTGGTCACTGTGCTTGGGAACCTGCTCATCATCCTGGCCATCAGCTCTGACTCTcacctccacacacccatgtacttcttccttacCAATCTGTCCTTGGTTGACATCTGTTTCAGTACCACCATAGTCCCCAGGATACTGGTGAACATCCATACAGAGAACAAAGCCATCTCCTACATGGACTGCCTCACTCAGgtatatttttccatgttttttcctATCCTGGACACTCTACTCCTtactgtgatggcctatgaccggttCGTGGCCATCTGTCACCCCCTACACTACACAGTTGTTATGAACCCCCGCCTCTGTGGTATGCTGGTTTTTATTACCTGGTTCATTGGTGTTATGACATCTCTCCTTCATATCTTGCTGATAATGCATCTGACCTTCTGTAAAGATCTTGAAATTCCACATTTCTTCTGTGAGCTGACACACATTCTCAAGTTGGCCTGCTCTGATACCTTCCTGAACAGcactttgatatattttatgACTGGTGTGCTGGGTGTTTTTCCCCTCATTGGGATCCTTTTCTCCTACTCACAAATTGCTTCATCCATAAGGAAGATGTCCTCATCTGGGGGAAAGCAAAAAGCATTTTCCACCTGTGGGTCCCACCTCTCagttgtttctttattttatggGACAGGCGTTGCTGTCTACTTCACTTCTGCAGTGACTCACTCTTCCCAGAAAATCTCAGTGGCCTCAGTGATGTACACCGTGGtcacccccatgctgaaccccttcatctacagcctgaggaacaaggatgtgaagggGGCCCTGGGAAGGCTCCTCAGCAGATCAGCCTCTTGTCTGTGGTAGATCCAGTGGCCTCCGGCCTAAGAAGTTTTGTGGGTACCAATGGCAGAAACTTTTTGTTCtgaagttcttttttaaaaaattaaaaaaaatttgttttaattcttttttttttttaagattgcctcctgggctaatatctgttgccatcttcttttgttttttttttttccttctgtttcttcccagagcccctcagtacatagttgtatattctagttgtaggtccttctggttgtgccatgtgggacgccacctcagcatgacttgatgagcagtgccatgtccgtgcccaggatccaaaccagcaaaactctgggcctccaaagcagagtgcaaacttaaccactcggctatggggccaaCCCCTGAAGTTCTTACTCTTGAATGTCCCAAATTGTCTTGTTCTTTCATCCAGTCCTGAAGGATTATGGCTTTGCTCTCTGCTagtttttaacacatttttattttcttattgaggtaacgttggtttacaacattatataaatttcaaatgctcatcattatatttctatttctgtgtagattacatcatgctcaccacccaaagactaattacaatccatcaccatacacttGTGCCTagttaccccttttgccctcctccctcccccttcccctctggtaaccaccaatccaatctctgtctctatgtgtttgttcattgttgtttttattcaACGTGATTTTAAACAACTAATCTCCCTGTAATTTCTATGATGACCTGTCTACCCTATCTGCTGTCCAAAAATTCTGTCCTTGGTCTTCTTTCCTACTCGCACCCAGGTGAATTTTAGCTTGGATTTGAAATATTTGCTATAGCTTTGTTATCTCAAATGTTGGCATAGAGTGCTGAAACCATTGATTGTTCCCTTAATTTATTTCTATGTGTTTGACTGTGGAGTGTGTTGCTTATGTGGGTGTATCACCAacagtgtttttcctttttactgaaTAAAGTATGACTAAAACACATATCAAAATATAGTTGATATTTTAGTGCTCATTATATGGAAAGCCTATGCTGCTTTCTATATCTCATGTAATCTTCTTAAGAAttattaccatccccattttagaggtgaGAAAATTGAAACTCGAAGGGTTAAAAAAATTCCCCAAAGTTACAGAGGGACCAAGTGGcaaaaccaggattcaaacccagaactCTGACCCTGAGCTCATATTCTTACCCAACAGGCTGCACAGATTTTCATATGGATTTTGATGTTGTGTACACCTCTATCGTGGATTTTACTGCTAATTGATAATATTTCTGGTTATCCTTTCCTATTGGACATCCAAGAGAAttccatttcccttctcccttgaagTTAAAGGTGGTAATATGTTTTGATCTGTCCCATAAAATATGAGTGGAAGTGATGTATCACTTCTAGGCTGATCCTAAGCTCATGTGAATTCCCTGATCTTAATCAGCTGCTCACCATCTCTGGAGCTGTCTCATAGTCTACCAGTACTGTCCAATACGGTAGCCACTTGCTACACGTAACtatgtaaatgtaaataaattaaaattaaattaataaaattcaatttCTCATCTATATTAACCATATTTCAGTCACTCACTAACCCATGTTCCtcgtggctaccatattggatggtTAAGATGTGAAACATTGTCATTATCACAAAATAGTTCTATTGGACGGTGCTTGTCTACCCCAATATGGGGAAATAcaattttcctggatttctcagtgcttttGCAAAAATCTCTCACCTCCCGAGACACAGAAAAGTATATGAAATAAAGATAGAGAACATTTGCTTCCACCCCCACTAGAAATGTTTTGTTCTTGTTATATGAATTAAACAAAGATGGCCTCTATGTATTGGCCCTTAGGGTGTATATTTCTTCACTGCAGGTTGAGACTCTTTAATGCAGAAGCCCACCAGCACCAAACTCAAATTTTCACACatccagttatttttaaaatagccaaaactagcaaagttttagTCATTTAGGACCTACTTGCTTTGCATACCCTAAAAAGACCTCACCAGACAGCTGTTACCTATCAATAAGATAGGGCCTTGCGACTTTGTCTTTTGGGGCTCTCTGATCCAGTGATTCCCCTGTGCTGTGGAGCAACATCACCTAGACACTTAAGCCCCTCTCCAAACGCCCTCTCCT
This window harbors:
- the LOC106823647 gene encoding olfactory receptor 7D2; translation: MEAENQTGISEFILLGFSEEPELQPFIFGLFLSMYLVTVLGNLLIILAISSDSHLHTPMYFFLTNLSLVDICFSTTIVPRILVNIHTENKAISYMDCLTQVYFSMFFPILDTLLLTVMAYDRFVAICHPLHYTVVMNPRLCGMLVFITWFIGVMTSLLHILLIMHLTFCKDLEIPHFFCELTHILKLACSDTFLNSTLIYFMTGVLGVFPLIGILFSYSQIASSIRKMSSSGGKQKAFSTCGSHLSVVSLFYGTGVAVYFTSAVTHSSQKISVASVMYTVVTPMLNPFIYSLRNKDVKGALGRLLSRSASCLW